The Camelina sativa cultivar DH55 chromosome 18, Cs, whole genome shotgun sequence DNA window CTACACCTGTCAATTCTTTATtaattactaaataaaatatatatatatatatatatatttttgagtaaCTGGAAGAGTTCTCCCGTTATAAATTCCGTAAGCTACTTCTTAAGTCTTCCATAACGAACgcattaattaatattataggATCCAATGACTTCATGACATACATAGACAAAAATGACCAGTAGGGTATGTAGTTTcctcaaaatataataaagcTTGCCAAGTTTTTACTATAGCCGATTATGATCGAAAACCATACAAGACCACTGACGTTGATCTGCTCGTAGACCACCACTCATCGTTCGGCACGCGTCGATCTCACCTCCATCTTCCATATCAAGCTATGAAATTAGAGATTCTTGGCTTAGAAAATGATAACTTTTTTGAAAAGCATATAAATTGTAAAagggaaaagataaaagagagtGATCTGCCTCATGTGGAGTCTCCTCACCACGGATACGAGCCCCATCAAACACGAAAGCGAATGCGTCCAGTTTCAAACCTCGGCGGTCGCAGTAAGCATACATGATTTTTTTCAGCCGAGtgcttttcttgattttgaatAAGTCTTCATCTCCATCCTATGAGTATCaccaatcaataaaaaaaaagatttatgatTCTCACTTCAAATTATGATCACAGTTTGCAGAAGAGTGTTCTCAAAGTTTTCGAAAGAAACTGTCTAGTATCACCAACTAAGCACCAACAACATAacaagaaatacaaaaatacaaaacaaagaagaaagataacaGAGTTACAAAAACCTGGCTCTTGACCTTGAGAATGATTTGATGTTCTTGGTCTCCGggcttcttgtcttcttcttgagGATTAGACATATTTCTTTTATCAAATTCTTCGTCCGGAGGAAGGCCTAATGAAGAGAGAGGGGTTGACGTTTTTTTAGAAAGAGTCTCGAgagagaataaataaaatagtaaatg harbors:
- the LOC104761541 gene encoding small ubiquitin-related modifier 3-like, with protein sequence MSNPQEEDKKPGDQEHQIILKVKSQDGDEDLFKIKKSTRLKKIMYAYCDRRGLKLDAFAFVFDGARIRGEETPHELDMEDGGEIDACRTMSGGLRADQRQWSCMVFDHNRL